A portion of the Homalodisca vitripennis isolate AUS2020 chromosome 2, UT_GWSS_2.1, whole genome shotgun sequence genome contains these proteins:
- the LOC124354825 gene encoding neuroligin-4, Y-linked-like, protein MEIKWQIKMVNLQRPSLWFLRVVFSMLLFLTSSESGGGNTLTRIVQTRYGKLQGIVKPMNPSKHLKPIEAFLGVPYATPPVASNRFSPTRTPSPWEGVLVADKMSPVCPQQFPDVSNETAALLRMPVGRLRYLRRLLPELRNQSEDCLYLNIYAPAQDVAGGRITRHPVLLYIHGESYSWNSGNPYDGSVLASYADIVVVTLNYRLGILGFLNANAAPHLKARVANYGLMDQVAALHWVQQNIAVFGGDPGSVTLMGHGTGAACIHLLIMSPTVMPGLFHRAVLLSGSALSSWAIVEDPVHSAMRLARQVNCTVPEDLFRDHEEIVDCLRDVPLQDLIRNDVPAPAYLSSFGPSVDGVVIKTDFREDLLTHFLPDMQGLNSNVKRSGESMGANRYDLLFGVVTSEALWRFSSTDIQGGFDFERRDKILRTYVRNAYVYHLSEIFLTVVNEYTDWERTVVHPINTRDATVGALSDAQFVAPVVQTGDLLSTPVTLETSPQANTKSYFYVFDYQTKDGDYPQRLGTVHGDELTYFLGAPLVEGFSHFLKNYTKSEVALCESVITYLANFVRTGNPNDLQKQEMTLPISKERNRFRSIVWDEYDPVHQKYLEIGLKPRMKNHFRAHQLSVWLRLIPELHRAGMEDAAARHNLFRNHGDASLYDGPVRPDPLSRTDDFRRRQNPAVNGTVAEVVLPITTMETMVTTCVSVIGNQGYVNPHVSNSTDTLASLEAAGYAAYSTALSVTIAIGCSLLVLNILIFAGVYYQRDKTRLEIKNLQQQRNYETGSVKHYHHSHRPSASVIVDVTREASNESLPSPSMVHPVATLPRHHHVMPTATPRVPSMTTLPRNMTLFKSNDPLASSPPNGSVTMHMSLPRPPPPPKCKSPPEMTPMVGNHVSPTTNTPPKSALKVPAAAMNEMRV, encoded by the exons ATGGAAATAAAATGGCAAATCAAAATGGTAAACTTGCAGCGCCCTTCGTTATGGTTCCTGCGAGTTGTGTTCTCGATGTTGTTGTTCCTTACGTCCAGTGAGAGTGGTGGAGGAAATACTTTAACAAGGATTGTACAGACACGTTACGGGAAGTTGCAGGGGATAGTGAAACCTATGAATCCTTCCAAACACTTAAAGCCTATAGAAGCGTTCCTGGGAGTTCCTTACGCTACTCCGCCAGTGGCGAGCAACAGGTTCAGCCCTACTCGCACCCCATCTCCCTGGGAGGGTGTTTTGGTCGCAGACAAAATGAGCCCAGTGTGCCCTCAACAGTTTCCCGACGTCAGTAACGAAACTGCCGCATTGCTGCGCATGCCTGTTGGAAGACTGAGGTACCTGAGAAGACTTCTCCCTGAACTCCGTAACCAGAGTGAAGACTGTTTATACCTCAATATTTATGCACCTGCACAAG ACGTAGCCGGTGGCCGGATAACGCGACATCCGGTCTTGCTATACATTCACGGAGAGTCTTATTCCTGGAACTCCGGAAATCCTTACGACGGAAGTGTCCTTGCCAGCTATGCTGACATCGTTGTAGTCACTCTAAACTACAGGCTTGGCATTCTTG GGTTCCTGAATGCTAACGCAGCCCCACACCTTAAGGCTAGAGTAGCAAACTATGGGCTGATGGACCAGGTGGCAGCTCTCCACTGGGTGCAGCAGAACATCGCAGTCTTCGGTGGAGACCCAGGGAGTGTTACACTCATGGGCCATGGCACCGGAGCGGCCTGCATTCATCTCCTTATCATGTCCCCCACGGTCATGCCAG gaCTTTTCCATCGAGCCGTGCTTCTCTCGGGGTCAGCCCTGAGCTCCTGGGCGATAGTTGAGGACCCGGTTCACTCGGCTATGAGGTTAGCTCGACAGGTCAACTGTACCGTACCAGAGGATCTGTTCAGGGATCACGAAGAGATCGTGGACTGTCTTCGAGATGTGCCACTCCAGGACCTGATACGGAACGATGTCCCCGCCCCCGCTTATCTCAGTTCCTTTGGCCCCAGCGTGGACGGGGTCGTGATCAAGACTGACTTCCGGGAGGACTTGCTCACTCACTTCCTTCCGGATATGCAAGGACTCAACTCCAACGTTAAAAGAAGTGGAGAGTCAATGGGCGCTAACCGGTACGATCTATTATTCGGCGTCGTCACCAGTGAAGCCCTCTGGAGATTCTCCTCGACCGATATCCAAGGTGGTTTTGACTTTGAAAGGCGAGACAAGATTTTAAGAACTTATGTGCGCAACGCGTACGTATATCACTTGTCGGAAATATTCCTGACTGTGGTGAATGAGTACACGGACTGGGAAAGGACTGTGGTACATCCGATTAATACGAGAGACGCTACTGTCGGGGCACTAAGTGATGCCCAGTTTGTGGCTCCCGTGGTACAGACAGGGGATCTGCTGAGTACACCAGTTACCCTCGAGACTTCTCCTCAGGCTAACACAAAGTCTTACTTTTACGTTTTTGACTACCAGACAAAAGATGGCGATTATCCACAg AGGCTTGGAACAGTGCACGGTGACGAGTTGACCTACTTCCTGGGAGCGCCTCTTGTAGAAGGGTTCTCACATTTCCTGAAAAACTACACAAAGTCTGAAGTCGCACTGTGCGAGTCTGTCATCACGTATCTCGCAAACTTCGTGAGGACAGG gAATCCCAATGATCTTCAGAAACAAGAAATGACACTACCAATCTCTAAAGAAAGAAACAGATTTAGATCGATTGTGTGGGACGAGTATGATCCTGTTCACCAGAAGTATTTGGAAATAG gcTTAAAACCGAGGATGAAAAATCATTTTCGGGCGCACCAGCTCTCCGTCTGGCTTCGACTCATCCCGGAACTTCACCGTGCAGGCATGGAGGATGCTGCTGCCAGGCATAATCTGTTCCGTAACCATGGAGATGCCAGCCTGTACGACGGACCTGTACGCCCAGACCCCCTCTCTAGGACTGATGACTTTAG GAGACGGCAAAACCCTGCAGTGAATGGCACAGTGGCCGAGGTCGTCTTACCGATCACCACCATGGAGACCATGGTGACCACTTGTGTGAGTGTTATCGGCAACCAGGGGTACGTGAATCCCCACGTATCCAACAGCACTGACACGCTAGCCAGTCTGGAGGCTGCTGGATACGCAGCCTACTCCACAGCTCTCAGCGTAACGATCGCTATCGGCTGCTCTCTTCTGGTGCTTAATATTCTCATCTTTGCCGGAGTGTACTACCAGCGGGACAAGACGCGACTCGAGATCAAGAACCTGCAGCAGCAGAGAAACTACGAAACCGGTTCGGTTAAACATTATCACCACAGCCATCGGCCCTCCGCCAGTGTCATTGTGGACGTCACGAGGGAAGCCTCCAATGAGTCGCTGCCCTCCCCGTCAATGGTCCACCCGGTGGCGACTCTGCCCCGACACCACCACGTGATGCCCACGGCTACGCCTCGAGTTCCATCGATGACTACACTCCCGCGTAATATGACACTTTTCAAATCCAATGACCCTTTGGCTTCCTCCCCTCCCAACGGTTCAGTCACCATGCACATGTCACTTCCCAGGCCACCACCTCCACCGAAGTGCAAGTCTCCACCAGAAATGACACCTATGGTCGGTAACCACGTGTCGCCCACCACAAACACTCCCCCTAAAAGTGCTTTAAAAGTGCCCGCAGCCGCGATGAACGAGATGAGGGTATGA